Proteins co-encoded in one Marinomonas sp. IMCC 4694 genomic window:
- a CDS encoding MurR/RpiR family transcriptional regulator, translating into MATKQDVLSLIEKTYPTLSPSARSIANYLQQNPLAIVSQTSAEIADNTNTSKATVSRFFRQLGYDSQQGAKQAQLALRESGVPIFTQGSSLDQTAQELKNLSLTFEGLRPDTLNEISERLANASRVTLIGFRNAYPLALHFRQQLQQVRHSVRLLPQPGQTLGEDLHDILEDEVIVLLGFRRRTRQFKQIVEALQGRNTVLITDPTGQVYNQQVSHVLVCHLGNESPFDSYAAPMSLISMLCNRVFGFLGDAASRQTQAISALYEDLDELEP; encoded by the coding sequence GTGGCGACAAAGCAGGACGTGCTATCCCTGATCGAGAAGACTTACCCAACGCTCTCTCCTTCAGCTCGATCGATAGCGAATTATTTACAACAAAATCCCTTGGCGATTGTGAGCCAAACGTCGGCCGAAATTGCGGACAACACCAATACATCAAAAGCCACCGTGAGTCGTTTTTTTCGTCAGCTTGGTTACGATTCGCAGCAAGGCGCGAAGCAGGCGCAATTGGCGTTGCGCGAAAGTGGCGTGCCTATATTCACTCAAGGTTCGTCTTTGGACCAAACCGCACAAGAGCTAAAAAACTTGTCGTTAACCTTCGAAGGTTTACGACCAGACACCCTGAATGAGATCAGCGAGCGTCTAGCCAACGCCAGCCGCGTCACCTTAATTGGCTTTCGCAATGCCTACCCATTAGCGTTGCATTTCCGTCAGCAGTTGCAACAAGTGCGTCATTCTGTGCGCTTATTGCCACAACCCGGCCAAACGCTAGGGGAAGACCTGCACGATATTCTTGAGGATGAAGTGATTGTCCTTTTGGGCTTCCGACGTCGTACCCGCCAGTTCAAACAAATCGTAGAAGCCTTGCAAGGCCGAAACACCGTATTAATCACCGACCCAACAGGTCAGGTTTATAACCAACAAGTGTCTCATGTGTTGGTGTGTCACCTAGGAAACGAAAGCCCATTCGACAGCTACGCCGCGCCCATGAGTTTGATTTCCATGTTATGCAACCGCGTGTTTGGCTTTTTGGGTGATGCAGCCAGCCGTCAGACGCAGGCAATTTCAGCCCTATACGAAGATTTGGATGAACTAGAACCTTAA